One Diospyros lotus cultivar Yz01 chromosome 1, ASM1463336v1, whole genome shotgun sequence genomic window carries:
- the LOC127805127 gene encoding uncharacterized protein LOC127805127 isoform X1, translated as MMGSWDMMENMLYAEELVKEFLVFRGFTTTLQAFERELATDIGKGFHVDKILELVFSVYIPQFQIENLIEVLSFFKQCFSSSSEMVFLSTLSKLEVSILRYYVVHAIRSGRKDKVEELFEHYGNDLLQRDQDWTSWFALRYLKNPSSDPHFRMYFSQEWFNALLLSVRNFLSEMFNGARIPALLKISSEKNMINHLKRDIRQLNYKLSELQALLEEKEAQLRRSSHTSSASETGLGLTNSTASTATGTLLNSMHEENILPSKVSQETSASESAIQTESATVEVSADLILSKLAQGSNPKSDCLVGDSGRTSDSHQMFQASFCSENRNEEEFLEVKVVFQETFLGHTSPISQCRFSASGNNIASASVDGTVRIWTYDSSTPASRNATIYCGAEIMSLEWDCKSDRLLLIGTADGGIKAWNVDAKRVVCDLSTIEAFPSVLDLKCSPVEPIFVSAAASRRHGTNYIDKLGFANLTVWNMKTWKAMTVLPLGEDPPAMTSLCFNHNGKILAAAATDGMIHMFDMSAGLQITGWPAHDSAISSVLFGPDETSIFSLGIDGKIFEWSLQNQGKVLWSGNCSRFCNLENSLYCRHEMALDANGRRLLVTSGSVRAPIYQVRGHTNGMKTLPHSAAITTVDWHPTLPIFLTGSADHSVRVTSIS; from the exons atgatG GGCTCTTGGGACATGATGGAGAATATGCTGTATGCTGAGGAGCTTGTGAAGGAGTTCCTTGTTTTTAGAGGGTTCACAACTACCTTGCAAGCTTTTGAGAGAGAGTTAGCAACTGATATAGGCAAAGGATTTCATGtagataaaatattagaattagTATTTTCGGTATATATTCCCCaatttcaaatagaaaatttgatTGAGGTGCTGAGTTTTTTCAAGCAGTGTTTTTCTTCATCATCTGAGATGGTATTTCTTTCGACACTATCAAAATTGGAGGTCTCTATTCTTCGATATTATGTGGTTCATGCCATAAGATCTGGAAGAAAGGACAAAGTTGAAGAGCTTTTTGAACATTATGGCAATGACTTGTTGCAAAGAGACCAGGACTGGACATCATGGTTTG CACTTCGCTATCTTAAGAACCCAAGCTCAGATCCCCATTTCCGCATGTATTTTTCACAAGAATGGTTTAATGCCTTGCTCCTTTCGGTTAGGAACTTTTTGAGCGAGATGTTTAACGGTGCCC GCATCCCTGCCTTACTGAAGATCAGTTCCGAAAAGAATATGATCAATCATCTTAAAAGAGACATTAGGCAACTTAATTATAAGTTGTCTGAACTTCAGGCTTTGTTGGAGGAAAAGGAGGCTCAGTTACGCAGATCAAG TCATACTTCTTCAGCATCAGAAACTGGATTGGGTCTGACAAATAGCACAGCCAGTACTGCAACCGGGACTCTGTTAAACAGTATGCATGAAGAAAATATTCTTCCTTCCAAGGTTTCTCAGGAGACCTCTGCATCTGAAAGTGCAATTCAAACAGAATCAGCTACTGTTGAGGTTTCTGCAGATTTGATCCTATCTAAGCTTGCTCAGGGTTCAAATCCCAAATCAGATTGCCTAGTTGGAGATAGTGGGAGGACAAGTGATAGCCACCAAATGTTTCAAGCTAGCTTTTGTTCTG AAAATCGGAATGAAGAAGAATTTCTGGAAGTGAAAGTAGTATTTCAG GAGACATTCTTGGGCCATACAAGTCCAATCAGCCAGTGCCGCTTTTCTGCATCTGGGAACAATATTGCCAGTGCTTCTGTGGATGGCACAGTCAG GATATGGACATATGATTCATCAACTCCAGCATCAAGAAATGCTACCATCTATTGTGGGGCAGAGATTATGTCACTTGAGTGGGATTGTAAATCAGACCGCTTG CTTCTCATTGGCACTGCTGATGGAGGAATTAAAGCTTGGAATGTTGATGCAAAAAGAGTTGTTTGTGATCTTAGCACAATTGAAGCATTTCCAAG TGTCTTGGATCTAAAATGCAGCCCTGTAGAGCCAATTTTTGTGTCTGCAGCAGCTTCCAGAAG GCATGGTACCAATTATATTGATAAGCTGGGATTTGCAAATTTAACTGTCTGGAACATGAAAACATGGAAGGCTATG ACAGTCCTCCCTCTTGGTGAGGATCCTCCAGCAATGACTTCTTTATGCTTCAACCATAATGGGAAGATCTTAGCAGCTGCTGCAACAGATGGAATGATTCACATGTTTG ATATGTCTGCTGGACTACAAATTACTGGATGGCCTGCTCATGACTCTGCTATTAGTTCAGTTCTTTTTGGGCCTGATGAGACCAGCATTTTTAGCTTGGGGATAGATGGAAAG ATATTTGAATGGAGCTTGCAAAACCAAGGAAAGGTTCTTTGGTCAGGAAACTGCAGCAG GTTCTGCAATCTGGAGAATTCATTATACTGCAGACATGAAATGGCATTAGATGCTAATGGCAGAAGACTGTTGGTAACATCTGGTTCAGTTAGAGCACCCATATATCAG GTTAGAGGTCATACAAATGGAATGAAAACCCTTCCTCAC
- the LOC127805127 gene encoding uncharacterized protein LOC127805127 isoform X3 — protein MMENMLYAEELVKEFLVFRGFTTTLQAFERELATDIGKGFHVDKILELVFSVYIPQFQIENLIEVLSFFKQCFSSSSEMVFLSTLSKLEVSILRYYVVHAIRSGRKDKVEELFEHYGNDLLQRDQDWTSWFALRYLKNPSSDPHFRMYFSQEWFNALLLSVRNFLSEMFNGARIPALLKISSEKNMINHLKRDIRQLNYKLSELQALLEEKEAQLRRSSHTSSASETGLGLTNSTASTATGTLLNSMHEENILPSKVSQETSASESAIQTESATVEVSADLILSKLAQGSNPKSDCLVGDSGRTSDSHQMFQASFCSENRNEEEFLEVKVVFQETFLGHTSPISQCRFSASGNNIASASVDGTVRIWTYDSSTPASRNATIYCGAEIMSLEWDCKSDRLLLIGTADGGIKAWNVDAKRVVCDLSTIEAFPSVLDLKCSPVEPIFVSAAASRRHGTNYIDKLGFANLTVWNMKTWKAMTVLPLGEDPPAMTSLCFNHNGKILAAAATDGMIHMFDMSAGLQITGWPAHDSAISSVLFGPDETSIFSLGIDGKIFEWSLQNQGKVLWSGNCSRFCNLENSLYCRHEMALDANGRRLLVTSGSVRAPIYQVRGHTNGMKTLPHSAAITTVDWHPTLPIFLTGSADHSVRVTSIS, from the exons ATGATGGAGAATATGCTGTATGCTGAGGAGCTTGTGAAGGAGTTCCTTGTTTTTAGAGGGTTCACAACTACCTTGCAAGCTTTTGAGAGAGAGTTAGCAACTGATATAGGCAAAGGATTTCATGtagataaaatattagaattagTATTTTCGGTATATATTCCCCaatttcaaatagaaaatttgatTGAGGTGCTGAGTTTTTTCAAGCAGTGTTTTTCTTCATCATCTGAGATGGTATTTCTTTCGACACTATCAAAATTGGAGGTCTCTATTCTTCGATATTATGTGGTTCATGCCATAAGATCTGGAAGAAAGGACAAAGTTGAAGAGCTTTTTGAACATTATGGCAATGACTTGTTGCAAAGAGACCAGGACTGGACATCATGGTTTG CACTTCGCTATCTTAAGAACCCAAGCTCAGATCCCCATTTCCGCATGTATTTTTCACAAGAATGGTTTAATGCCTTGCTCCTTTCGGTTAGGAACTTTTTGAGCGAGATGTTTAACGGTGCCC GCATCCCTGCCTTACTGAAGATCAGTTCCGAAAAGAATATGATCAATCATCTTAAAAGAGACATTAGGCAACTTAATTATAAGTTGTCTGAACTTCAGGCTTTGTTGGAGGAAAAGGAGGCTCAGTTACGCAGATCAAG TCATACTTCTTCAGCATCAGAAACTGGATTGGGTCTGACAAATAGCACAGCCAGTACTGCAACCGGGACTCTGTTAAACAGTATGCATGAAGAAAATATTCTTCCTTCCAAGGTTTCTCAGGAGACCTCTGCATCTGAAAGTGCAATTCAAACAGAATCAGCTACTGTTGAGGTTTCTGCAGATTTGATCCTATCTAAGCTTGCTCAGGGTTCAAATCCCAAATCAGATTGCCTAGTTGGAGATAGTGGGAGGACAAGTGATAGCCACCAAATGTTTCAAGCTAGCTTTTGTTCTG AAAATCGGAATGAAGAAGAATTTCTGGAAGTGAAAGTAGTATTTCAG GAGACATTCTTGGGCCATACAAGTCCAATCAGCCAGTGCCGCTTTTCTGCATCTGGGAACAATATTGCCAGTGCTTCTGTGGATGGCACAGTCAG GATATGGACATATGATTCATCAACTCCAGCATCAAGAAATGCTACCATCTATTGTGGGGCAGAGATTATGTCACTTGAGTGGGATTGTAAATCAGACCGCTTG CTTCTCATTGGCACTGCTGATGGAGGAATTAAAGCTTGGAATGTTGATGCAAAAAGAGTTGTTTGTGATCTTAGCACAATTGAAGCATTTCCAAG TGTCTTGGATCTAAAATGCAGCCCTGTAGAGCCAATTTTTGTGTCTGCAGCAGCTTCCAGAAG GCATGGTACCAATTATATTGATAAGCTGGGATTTGCAAATTTAACTGTCTGGAACATGAAAACATGGAAGGCTATG ACAGTCCTCCCTCTTGGTGAGGATCCTCCAGCAATGACTTCTTTATGCTTCAACCATAATGGGAAGATCTTAGCAGCTGCTGCAACAGATGGAATGATTCACATGTTTG ATATGTCTGCTGGACTACAAATTACTGGATGGCCTGCTCATGACTCTGCTATTAGTTCAGTTCTTTTTGGGCCTGATGAGACCAGCATTTTTAGCTTGGGGATAGATGGAAAG ATATTTGAATGGAGCTTGCAAAACCAAGGAAAGGTTCTTTGGTCAGGAAACTGCAGCAG GTTCTGCAATCTGGAGAATTCATTATACTGCAGACATGAAATGGCATTAGATGCTAATGGCAGAAGACTGTTGGTAACATCTGGTTCAGTTAGAGCACCCATATATCAG GTTAGAGGTCATACAAATGGAATGAAAACCCTTCCTCAC
- the LOC127805127 gene encoding uncharacterized protein LOC127805127 isoform X2, with translation MMGSWDMMENMLYAEELVKEFLVFRGFTTTLQAFERELATDIGKGFHVDKILELVFSVYIPQFQIENLIEVLSFFKQCFSSSSEMVFLSTLSKLEVSILRYYVVHAIRSGRKDKVEELFEHYGNDLLQRDQDWTSWFALRYLKNPSSDPHFRMYFSQEWFNALLLSVRNFLSEMFNGALKISSEKNMINHLKRDIRQLNYKLSELQALLEEKEAQLRRSSHTSSASETGLGLTNSTASTATGTLLNSMHEENILPSKVSQETSASESAIQTESATVEVSADLILSKLAQGSNPKSDCLVGDSGRTSDSHQMFQASFCSENRNEEEFLEVKVVFQETFLGHTSPISQCRFSASGNNIASASVDGTVRIWTYDSSTPASRNATIYCGAEIMSLEWDCKSDRLLLIGTADGGIKAWNVDAKRVVCDLSTIEAFPSVLDLKCSPVEPIFVSAAASRRHGTNYIDKLGFANLTVWNMKTWKAMTVLPLGEDPPAMTSLCFNHNGKILAAAATDGMIHMFDMSAGLQITGWPAHDSAISSVLFGPDETSIFSLGIDGKIFEWSLQNQGKVLWSGNCSRFCNLENSLYCRHEMALDANGRRLLVTSGSVRAPIYQVRGHTNGMKTLPHSAAITTVDWHPTLPIFLTGSADHSVRVTSIS, from the exons atgatG GGCTCTTGGGACATGATGGAGAATATGCTGTATGCTGAGGAGCTTGTGAAGGAGTTCCTTGTTTTTAGAGGGTTCACAACTACCTTGCAAGCTTTTGAGAGAGAGTTAGCAACTGATATAGGCAAAGGATTTCATGtagataaaatattagaattagTATTTTCGGTATATATTCCCCaatttcaaatagaaaatttgatTGAGGTGCTGAGTTTTTTCAAGCAGTGTTTTTCTTCATCATCTGAGATGGTATTTCTTTCGACACTATCAAAATTGGAGGTCTCTATTCTTCGATATTATGTGGTTCATGCCATAAGATCTGGAAGAAAGGACAAAGTTGAAGAGCTTTTTGAACATTATGGCAATGACTTGTTGCAAAGAGACCAGGACTGGACATCATGGTTTG CACTTCGCTATCTTAAGAACCCAAGCTCAGATCCCCATTTCCGCATGTATTTTTCACAAGAATGGTTTAATGCCTTGCTCCTTTCGGTTAGGAACTTTTTGAGCGAGATGTTTAACGGTGCCC TGAAGATCAGTTCCGAAAAGAATATGATCAATCATCTTAAAAGAGACATTAGGCAACTTAATTATAAGTTGTCTGAACTTCAGGCTTTGTTGGAGGAAAAGGAGGCTCAGTTACGCAGATCAAG TCATACTTCTTCAGCATCAGAAACTGGATTGGGTCTGACAAATAGCACAGCCAGTACTGCAACCGGGACTCTGTTAAACAGTATGCATGAAGAAAATATTCTTCCTTCCAAGGTTTCTCAGGAGACCTCTGCATCTGAAAGTGCAATTCAAACAGAATCAGCTACTGTTGAGGTTTCTGCAGATTTGATCCTATCTAAGCTTGCTCAGGGTTCAAATCCCAAATCAGATTGCCTAGTTGGAGATAGTGGGAGGACAAGTGATAGCCACCAAATGTTTCAAGCTAGCTTTTGTTCTG AAAATCGGAATGAAGAAGAATTTCTGGAAGTGAAAGTAGTATTTCAG GAGACATTCTTGGGCCATACAAGTCCAATCAGCCAGTGCCGCTTTTCTGCATCTGGGAACAATATTGCCAGTGCTTCTGTGGATGGCACAGTCAG GATATGGACATATGATTCATCAACTCCAGCATCAAGAAATGCTACCATCTATTGTGGGGCAGAGATTATGTCACTTGAGTGGGATTGTAAATCAGACCGCTTG CTTCTCATTGGCACTGCTGATGGAGGAATTAAAGCTTGGAATGTTGATGCAAAAAGAGTTGTTTGTGATCTTAGCACAATTGAAGCATTTCCAAG TGTCTTGGATCTAAAATGCAGCCCTGTAGAGCCAATTTTTGTGTCTGCAGCAGCTTCCAGAAG GCATGGTACCAATTATATTGATAAGCTGGGATTTGCAAATTTAACTGTCTGGAACATGAAAACATGGAAGGCTATG ACAGTCCTCCCTCTTGGTGAGGATCCTCCAGCAATGACTTCTTTATGCTTCAACCATAATGGGAAGATCTTAGCAGCTGCTGCAACAGATGGAATGATTCACATGTTTG ATATGTCTGCTGGACTACAAATTACTGGATGGCCTGCTCATGACTCTGCTATTAGTTCAGTTCTTTTTGGGCCTGATGAGACCAGCATTTTTAGCTTGGGGATAGATGGAAAG ATATTTGAATGGAGCTTGCAAAACCAAGGAAAGGTTCTTTGGTCAGGAAACTGCAGCAG GTTCTGCAATCTGGAGAATTCATTATACTGCAGACATGAAATGGCATTAGATGCTAATGGCAGAAGACTGTTGGTAACATCTGGTTCAGTTAGAGCACCCATATATCAG GTTAGAGGTCATACAAATGGAATGAAAACCCTTCCTCAC